In one Mucilaginibacter ginsenosidivorax genomic region, the following are encoded:
- a CDS encoding nucleotide exchange factor GrpE: MKFNDMLKKKKKENMDTPENINEPTQENLAQEQQLKDQQAETVEAVETEETAGPTAEEKLKAELAQANDKYLRLYAEFDNFRRRTQKERTEARETEGKDLIIALLPVLDDFERAQRAIEKAVDVAPVKEGVTLIQNKLKNILAQKGLKEMESIGAPFDADLQEAITNIPAPTDDLKGKVIDEMEKGYTLKDRVIRFAKVIVGA; this comes from the coding sequence ATGAAATTTAACGACATGTTGAAGAAAAAGAAGAAAGAAAATATGGATACCCCAGAAAATATAAATGAGCCTACGCAGGAAAATTTAGCCCAGGAGCAACAACTGAAAGACCAGCAGGCCGAAACCGTTGAGGCTGTTGAAACTGAAGAAACAGCCGGCCCTACTGCCGAAGAGAAGTTAAAAGCCGAACTGGCACAGGCAAATGATAAATATTTACGTTTGTATGCCGAATTTGACAACTTCCGCAGGCGTACCCAAAAGGAACGTACCGAAGCACGTGAGACTGAAGGCAAAGACTTGATTATTGCCCTGCTGCCGGTTTTAGACGATTTTGAGCGCGCGCAACGTGCCATTGAAAAAGCGGTTGATGTAGCCCCGGTTAAAGAAGGCGTTACCCTGATACAAAACAAACTAAAAAACATACTTGCTCAAAAAGGCCTGAAAGAAATGGAATCAATAGGCGCTCCATTTGACGCCGACCTGCAGGAAGCAATTACTAATATACCCGCCCCTACCGATGACCTTAAAGGCAAGGTTATCGACGAAATGGAAAAAGGCTATACCCTTAAAGACAGGGTTATCCGTTTTGCCAAAGTAATTGTAGGAGCGTAA